ACAGAGTTTTATTTTAAATAACGATACACAAAACGCCTATGATTACTTGGCAAAATTCGCAAAACTGGTGCGACTCGTATTGAACAATTCAAAGTTAAACACAATTAAATTAGAAACTGAAATCGAAACCCTCCAATTGTATGTGCAAATGGAACAAATTCGATTTAAAAATAGTTTTGATTTCATTGTTTCACTGGATAAGAGCATTGATGATATTTCTGAAATATCTATTCCTGTAATGCTTGTGCAACCATTTATTGAAAATGCAATATGGCACGGTATCATGCCTTTACAAGAAAAAAGAAAAGGAAAAATAGAATTAAAAATTACTCAAAACGAGCATTATCTTCAAATTACAATCGAAGATAATGGGGTTGGAAGAGTCGCCTCTGAAAAATCAAAAACAGAAAGAAGTCATAAATCACTCGGAATGCAATTGGTGGCCGAAAGACTCGGCTTAATTGAATCTAATGGAAATCAAAAGGCAAACATGGAAGTTGTCGATTTATCAGATGATAAAAACCAAGCCCTAGGAACACGAATAGTTATAAATCTTCCCAACACAAACGATGAAAGATATTAAAGCACTTATTATCGACGATGAAGCATCAAGCCGAAACGTACTTAAGCAATTACTGATGCGATTTTGCCCTGAAATAACGGTTTGTGGCGAGGCAAGTAACAGTGACATAGCCTATGAACTTATTTTGAGTACCCAACCCCAACTTGTCTTTCTGGATATTCAAATGCCTTCGGGAAACGGATTCTCCCTTCTGCGGAAATTTGAAAAAATTGATTTCGAGATTGTTTTTGTTACCAGCTTCGATCAATTTGCAATTGAAGCCATAAAATTCAATGCCCTCGATTATTTACTCAAACCGGTAGAGGTGGCCGATCTTAAAGCAGCCGTAAAAAAAACTGTTAACCGCATAAATGAAAAGCACTTTTCCTCACCATTAGTGGTTAACCTTCTTGCAAATTTGAGGCAAGAGACTCAAGAGAAAAAAATTCCATTACATTCATCAAACAACGTGCGTTTCGTAAGTATTGGAGATATTATTTTTTTTGAAGCAGATGGCAATTATACCAATATTGAAACCGGAATGGGCGAAAAATTTATTTCTTCCAAAAATTTGAAAGAGTTTGAGGAAATGCTGGAAGGTATCACTCAGTTTATTCGTGTAAACAAAAGTGTAATTGTGAATATTAATAAAATTGCCTCTTATAGCAAGGCCGAACCGTATATCCTGGTGGTTGGAAAAAATAAAGAATTTGAAATCTCACGACGCAAAAGAAACGAAGTGCTAGAACGACTTAAAAACAAATGAAATCTGCAATTATTGTCGGATTGGTTTAGTTTCGAAATGTTTTTAACCATTTGTTGATAAAAGGTGATATTAATAAACACCCTCATGCTTTGTCGGAAAATAATTGAAGTATTTTTGTGTTCATTTCAATCCATTTCGACATGCTAAATTCCAAATTAATTGACATCATTTCAACACTGAATAA
The sequence above is a segment of the Bacteroidota bacterium genome. Coding sequences within it:
- a CDS encoding response regulator transcription factor, encoding MKDIKALIIDDEASSRNVLKQLLMRFCPEITVCGEASNSDIAYELILSTQPQLVFLDIQMPSGNGFSLLRKFEKIDFEIVFVTSFDQFAIEAIKFNALDYLLKPVEVADLKAAVKKTVNRINEKHFSSPLVVNLLANLRQETQEKKIPLHSSNNVRFVSIGDIIFFEADGNYTNIETGMGEKFISSKNLKEFEEMLEGITQFIRVNKSVIVNINKIASYSKAEPYILVVGKNKEFEISRRKRNEVLERLKNK